The Tachysurus fulvidraco isolate hzauxx_2018 chromosome 26, HZAU_PFXX_2.0, whole genome shotgun sequence genome segment tgtgtagtagagtAAGTAGTActtaagtgtgtagtgtgtagtaaagtagtactttagtgtgtagtgtgtagtagagtAAGTAGTactttagtgtgtagtgtgtagtagagtAAGTAGTactttagtgtgtagtgtgtagtagagtCAGTAGTActtaagtgtgtagtgtgtagtagagtAAGCAGTACTTAAGTGTGTAGTAAAGTAGTActttagtgtgtattgtgtagtagaGTAAGTAGTactttagtgtgtagtgtgtagtgtgtagtagagtAAGTAGTActttagtgtgtagtaaagtagtactttagtgtgtagtgtgtagtagagtAAGTAGTactttagtgtgtagtgtgtagtagagtAAGTAGTactttagtgtgtagtgtgtagtagagtAAGTAGTactttagtgtgtagtgtgtagtagagtAAGTAGTACTTTAGTGTGTAGTAGAGTAAGTAGTactttagtgtgtagtgtgtagtagagtAAGCAGTACTTAAGTGTGTAGTAAAGTAGTactttagtgtgtagtgtgtagtagagtAAGTAGTactttagtgtgtagtgtgtagtagagtAAGTAGTactttagtgtgtagtgtgtagtagagtAAGTAGTactttagtgtgtagtgtgtagtagagtAAGTAGTACTTTAGTGTGTAGTAGAGTAAGTAGTactttagtgtgtagtgtgtagtagagtAAGCAGTactttagtgtgtagtgtgtagtgtgtagtagagtAAGTAGTACGTAAGTGTGTAGTAGAGTAAGTAGTactttagtgtgtagtgtgtagtagagtAAGTAGTACTTAAGTGTGTAGTAGAgtaagtaagtgtgtagtgtgtagtagagtAAGTAGTactttagtgtgtagtgtgtagtagagtAAGTAGTactttagtgtgtagtgtgtagtagagtAAGTAGTactttagtgtgtagtgtgtagtgtgtagtagagtAAGTAGTActtaagtgtgtagtgtgtagtagagtAAGTAGTACTTTAGTAGCGTAAGAGTATAATGCATAATGTAAGAGTACAGAAGAGTAACGGTATACTGTAATAGATAGTGTAGtaagagtgtagtgtgtaatagtgtgtatgtgtgtgtatatgtgtatgtgtgtagtatgtgtaagagtatagtgtgtagagtaagaGTAAAGCACAGGAAGAGTATAAAACGTAGAGTATGAGTATAGTAGAATCAGAgaatagtgtgtagtgtacggGTACGGTTTAATAAGAGTATAGTGAGCAGTGGAAGGGAACAGTGGAGTAAGAGTTTAGTAGAGTTAGTGTCTAGTGTAAGggtataaaaaagtaaaagtatagtactgtatgtttactGTAGAGTAAGAGTATAGTCATGTAAGGgtatagtaaaataaaagaatagtAGTTTAAGTGTACAGAAGAGTAAGAGTATAGTGTGCAGTGTAAGGGTACAgtagtgtaagtgtaatgtaattatatataaaatataaagttgaatgtaatctaatctaatttaatgtaagtgtacagtagaatagagtatAGGTACTGTATAGTATGCAGTGCTATCTCATTTCTCACTTATCTCCACCTGGGCATCATCTCTCTGACCTCTCCATTATCCTTTGCTCAGATTATATTATTTCATGATGAGGATTAGGATTATAATCTGCCGAACGGTTATGAGCCACGCCCCTGACCGGTGAGagacaacactacacacacagctcacctgCTAAGtagatttttgttgttgtttgcaaTGTGTGGAACTGAATCAGGTAGTTATATTCACTCTGAGAGTTTCATTTTGCAtcagtagctctctctctctctctctctctctctctctctctctctctctctctctctctctctctctctctctctctcactgtctctctgtctctctctttcatgctGCAGAGGTTAATAATTGAAGCAGCGTGtgcatgtacagtgtgtagtgtgtgtgtgtgtgtgtgtgtgtgtgtgtgtgtgtgtgtgtgtgttcatcatgCGGTGTCACTGCTGCACtctgaataatacatttttatggtTCTCCGGTTAATAAGCCATCAACATAAATCCTGATCCCTAACCTGCATGCTGCTCAGGAACAAAAATAGATTTGTTTGCTTCGTTCGCCGAGCATGACAACATCGAGATGAAGCCCGAAGCATGATTTCCTGTTTAGTAAATTTGGATTTGGATTTGTCAAGTATCTTTTTTAAACGTTGTGGCTAATTTCACAAACGCCAGGACAGAACATGAAGCAGATGACGTTGCTGTCGTGTCATTTATCGCGGTCTGAATCCTGATCAGACCGGAAAGGACCAAATGTGACACGTTTAAACTTAACaactgtctttctttttttttttttacttatcgTCAGTTTGATATGAATGAACCATGATGGTCATGAATTTGGCTAAGATAGCGAGTGCATGGTTTCTTTAGCTAGTAATAGCTAGTGCTAAACCCTCAACAAAAAGCTATAAATGTATATTCCAGGTGTTTATAACTTTTCTTTTGTGCATTATAAATAACAACCTAACCCTGATCATAGCATTtaagcagtgttcagtgtaacCAGGCTACATTACTACCTgctacatttgtttttttatttagaagtcTAATTAGCTAATGGCTAATCGGGATCATATCGGTTAAATTaccttactctctctctctctctctctctctctctctctctctctttctctctctctctcttaagcAGACACACGTTTGAAGAGATCACTGCCGCAGGTAAAATTAGAGTGGGTTTGGGCCAGAAGGCATCTCCACGGTAACAGTAGCCATGGTGTTCACTGAGCTCGGCTTCATCCTGTGTCTTCTGCACAGGTCTGGCGAGATAAACGCAGAGAGAACCCAGGGATCGCTTCCAATACTGTTGCTGACGCACCCATCGTCGACTTCACCTCGtccttcatcatcttcctcGTCGTCTCGTTACTGTGTTCTTATCTCTTTTTAAATCTCAGGTGAAGTTTTTTAGATGAGCTCTGACTGTGTCTCTGATATATTTAGTAGCCCTgagtaaataatgtttaatgaagGTCACATCAGAATttcatgataaataataattatttaatcgGCTGGAGTCGAGCAGAAATCGAGCTGTAATGGCGGCCCCGGTGTGATCTGTGATTTAGTTCGGCTCAGTGAAGTTTAATCTGCATAATCTGGAAAACTCAGACTGGGACTTTTGCTAAAATAGCAAAACTGGCCCTCCGTCTGGATGGAGGGGTTCATGTTGTCTATCTCCTGTCAATCATAGCAACACTAATGAATCACAGGTGTTtatgaagatgtgtgtgtgaggatgaggatgtggTGTTAGCTGTCACATGATAGTGGGTGGGACCTAGGAAGTGACCATAAAAAGTGTCTCCTTCAcagtcactgacacacacagaggccagaCCTTCTTCCCTgtgactgacacaaacacaggccacgcctccttcattgtaactgacacacagaggacacgcctccttcattgggACTGACACATATGGAGGAGGCCATGCCTCTTTTattgagactgacacacagaggccacgcctacttcattgggactgacacacagaggacacgcctccttcattgggactgacacacacggaggccacgcctcttttattgagactgacacacagaggccacaccccttttattgaaacccacacacagagaccacacctcctttactgtgactgacatgcacagaggccacgcctccttcactctggaatatcacaaacacaccctAATACTCCTTAGCACTTGATCTTTAAATTAGACTCGAATTAAATCAAACACCAACAGCTATTCAAGACCTTATTGAAATCTCCATAGAAACAGGTCAGACATttgagagcacacacacacacacacacacacacacacacacacactcacaaaagtGTCTAAGAAAGACAGAAGGCATGTGGTATTGATATGTTGAAAACCCTGCTGATTGTAGCAgttctgctctctctcacacacacacacacacacacacacacacacacacacacacacacacacacacacacacacacacacacacacacacacacacacacacacagaaccctgCTGGCACATAAGGGTCAGACACGATCCTCTTACTGAATGGCTCCCAAAGCACCTTTTAACACTGAAGAGCTGTAATGCTAATATAATGGAATGACTTATTGACAGAGGAGAAGGCGgagtcacatcacatcactgctttacatattaaataaatcaacagtCAGACACTGACTCCAGATCAGCTCTCAGGAGCAAGTCGTGTAACAAACTTTAACCTTTAGTACAGGGGGTGGCTTTTTCTTTTACTATGGAAACATTTCAATGAACTGAAAACATCAGGATgactcagggttttttttttggacattaaTCATTTCAGGATTTTTCCGTCTCTATTagcatttgttgatttttccGAATAAACGTTAATGATATTTAAACTAAGCACTAAATCATTCTGACGTTAATCACAACGTGACCTTTTCTCTCTGAGATGCACAATATGTGTGCTTTGTTCATCACCCTGGGGACAAATCTGTACATGGAAaagagaggacacacacacacacacacacacacacacacacacacacacacacacacacacacacacacacacacacacacacacacacaaaaccatttAAGTAGCcagaagaaagaggaagacTGACAGTGAGTAGTGATTAGCGCTCAGGTCAGTGCTAATCAAAGCTGGCGGCCATTTTGGAAAAGCATGACTTGCggagtgcaggtgtgtgtgagtgtgtgtgtgtgtgtgtgtgtgtgtgtgtgtgtgtgtgtgtgtgtgtgtgtgtgtgagtgtgtatgtgtgtgtattcatttgTTAATGCTGGAATTAATTAAGTAAGTAATTCTTTAGAAATGAATTTGAAATAAGGACTTTAACAAGATGAAACATGAATTATGGTTATTCTAATtaggtgttaaaaaaaaggtcaatttttttttccaccatttataatatttctatttCCTGCCTCTCAGCTCAGCTAGAGCGAGGAAATTTGTTAATTCGAGTAGCCTCAAGTAGCCTTGAggatattattaaatatttcagtaatataatacttacatatatatatatatatatatatatatatatatatatatatatatatatatacacgtatatatatacgtatatatatacgtgtatatatatatacgtatatatatacgtatatatatacacacataaatattccACAAGGAGACACAATTTTATTAACTTTCGATTATTTATCTCAGATTTTTTTGagttagttctttttttttttacagaaaatcaCAAATCAGCCAAAACAAAATGGTGtgatattattattgatataatagtaataataattaaaaatactactcctcctactactactacttattattattattattattattattattattatatttttatttttttatttaatgagtattaaatttgtgtgtattaaagtCACTATCTTGTGGCTTCATTCATTTGGGCCACAGAGCAAATAACATagtgtgctggatcaagtgctattctacGTTTTGCTGAAAAATCAGTCTGAAACGTTAACCAGATCTATTCTAGACTCCTGTTGGATTTATTTCAGCTCTCACCTTCTTCTtaggcttttttctttttcctttttaagctATTGTCTAACATTTTACAGCAAAGAACAAAAATCTCCATGTTCCAGTCCACATTTTCTATACCGCGAAAGTCGGTGCTCTAGAAGTTATCTTAAgaaaaatctggcaaccttgaAGGTGTCGGTTACACTCAGGTCTTCGACAAAGTAGCTGCGTAGACCGAGTCCGAACATGATCATTATGAACACTGGTCATGTGATGGTCCTTTAATACGATGGACGTTTCTAGAAGTTACTAATTCTTAGTAACGATCAGTCACCTCGGTGTAGGCATAACGTCTtgacaccatacacacatacacacacatgcatgcatcatcaaaatggaggaaatttatttcttttattatttttccacatataatcattttatatatatatatatgtatatattattattattattattaataatattattattataattcctTGTATAATTTctaatatatgtattattgCTGCAATACCAGAGCCACATTCAGCACAGGTCCCATAATCCCTTATCTGCATGGTGCTATAGTTTTTCCGACAGCATGCTTCGGAGGAGTACGTAAACAGGgtgcaaaaagaaaataaaaagtcctttttttttttttttagatagaaACACAGCCCAGGACACAGTCTAGCCATTCTAATAATGCGTCGTTAACATGCCTCGATCGTTTTTCTTCTCCGCAGAAGGCTACGCGAAATCTgtcgtaaaaaaaaaacgtttttttttttaatttaatatacaagTTTCTTTAGTAAAGAAtcaaaaggaataaataaataacagcaattatatagatattttcttcctttctttcgttatttttaacattaaagcTTGCGATCCGTTAGCCCATCGCGGTCCTGTATATTGAGTCAAAGACAGTTTGACGATTTAGCTGCTCACGCATTGTGGAAGAGGAAAAGGGTCACGCGttcttctttcttgttttctgaCCAATTGCCTTGAAATCTACTCACTGTAAAGGTGTTATTGTCGAGGTCGAGGTAAACGAACGTCAAAACCTTGTTCTTTTCGGAAAACGAACGATGAAAAACATTGTGCAAGTTCGGGAAATGTAAAACATGAACggttactaataaaaaaaacatttttttcgtCTTAAAAGTAAACATCCAGCAAAgtcacattttaaaagcaagacaaaaaaaaacaagagtttGAAAACTCACTGATCTGAGAgctgcaccccccccccccccaccgtGGGCGTGACCTATAATTCGAATCACGCTTGAGTGACAGACTCTCAGACTGCTACACCATTCAATTATCTAAACTCAACTCAAGTCACCATGTACCAATCAAGTCAGTTAGCACGGTTAGCAAATTAGCAAGCTGGCTATACTCTAGCTACGTTACTCAGACCCGAAGAGACGCTTCATTGTGAATGCATAGGTTGATAAAAAGCCATGTGAGATTTACTCAAGGTTagccccacccactttttaaaaaaatatggcaGGAATTTGGCAAAGCTAGGCAAAGGTAGAATATATGTCGTACTTCATGACGAATTACAATACGGGACTTTTGCGAATACCTGTCATTTCATATTTTAGCAGTGGACTAAAACCACCTAGCATCTATGTTAGCCGCATAGAATGAACTCTATAGCTACCTCTTTAGCCATGCGCATCTGTGTGGCCTGCGACGACGGTGCTAATCTGATGAGATGTGTGGGAGCAGAAACTGTGCTTGACTTTGACATACAGGACCAAAAAGTTATACGAAGCTGCGTTAAATAATCCTTAAAAGAATGCGAGAAATCATAACGCTGAAGTATTTACAGAATTGTTTCTAGGCAGCAGCTCTAGGGCACTAAGAGAAGAGAACGGAGTAACGACTGTTTGGTTACGCTTTTTATTTATGGTCGGATTTAAGTATATGACTAGGGGTGGTGGTCCTCTTATTGCCCGGCTGCTGTTAAAGGGGGGAGGGGCttgtttcatcatcatcatcatcatcatcatcatcatcatcgttatcACTTTCATCACTCATTCTTATCTTTTATAATTCATCCCCATGTATGAAAGACTCTGTCAGTTTacatggaaagagagagacagactgttTCGCTTTGTTCTTGTCGTATTTTGCTTTAAACCTCTTTACGACCTTGAAATCGAGGGCTCAAGAGATCCGGTGACTGATTTTACTTTGGAACAACTcttcaaaaaaatgtttctcttGCTCGACGTGGCTTTGTTTGGAAGACATCCACGGGTCTCTCTGGGAGACGGGTACGCGAGGGTGAGAATATTGTCCTTTCAtgcctctgtgttttttttggattaaaagCCTTTTCACTCCCGcagtatgtctgtctctccagCATTGAGGTCCGTGGATCATCTTTTTTGTCCCATCCCTCTCTCCCCACTGTCCAACCCTTGCTATCAAGTCACAATCGTAGGACGCCCCTTCTTTTTCCTTCTGGTTATCCATGCCCATGCCCTCCTAAGCCCCTCCCCTACTCTCCGTCAGACGTACGCTGACTCGCTGCTCTGCGTGCGGCCCAGGTTGGGAAGCGAGGACAGGTGCGAGGCATCCTTCTTCCTGAGCTCGCACACGGACTTCCTGCGCTGTTGAGCGCCACGTACTGCTGCTTTGATCTTCCTCCAGCCCAGGTGGTTGAGTTCAGCCAGGTTGAGCACGACGCAAACCCCACTAACGGCGAACATAAACACCAGGAAGACAGTTTTCTCAGTGGGCCGTGACACGTAACACTCCACCTCCTTGACGCATGGGTAGCGATCGCACTCGAACATCGCCGGCACGTTGAATCCGTAAAGAAAATACTGACCGGCCAGGAAGCCGATCTCCAGCACGTTACGGAACACCACTTGGATGACATAGAAGCGGGAGATGCCTTCCTGTTGCCTTGCCTTGGCACTCTTCGATGGCCGAGTCGGCCAAGAAGGGATGTTCGGGATGTCCTTAAGCTCAGGAATGTCTTCATCCTTGTCGTGGACTAAGATGCCGTTGACGTTGCGCAGTTTGCGGCTTGGTCCGTGCCCGTGGTCGATGTAGGGGCCATGTAGGATCATGTACTGCCGGTCCTTATGCTTGGCCGACTGGTGTACCGAGTAAGTGATGAAACACAGGCTCGGGGTACACACCAGGATGATCTGGAACACCCAATAGCGTATGTGTGAAATAGGGAAGGCCTTGTCGTAGCAGGCCTGGTTGCAACCAGGTTGCAGCGTATTGCATATGAACATGATTTGCTCATCCTCGTACACCTTTTCACCGACTATACCCACGATCAGGATGCGGAAGATCACCACCACTGTCAGCAGGATCCtgcaaagaaagagaaaaatgttcCTGTGAAACTTGCATTTTTAAAGACATTAAGATCTCTGAAACAAACCTGACGACCAATTTTTAATTGTCCCACTTAATCGGGAAAAAGATGTTTTTTGAAGGAGACTAGACCAAGAGAAGTCTTTTTTGtctcaatataaaaaaatccaaaatccccacccccacaccagacacacacacacacacacacacacacacacacacacacacacacacacacacacacacacacacacatgttcagcaGTTAATCAAGGAGCTTATGTACTATATAGCTGTATCCTGTATGGTGTGTTGTGATACTCAGCACCATGACCCCACATCccacaaacaatcacacaaacacacaaagcctGAGAATGACAACCGCACTGACACCTACatctacacctacacctacatctacacctacacctacacctacatctacacctacacctacacctacatctacacctacacctacatctacacctacacctacatctACACCTACAAATACATCTACACCTACatctacacctacacctacatctACACCTACATCTACACCTACAAATACATCTACACCTACatctacacctacacctacatctacacctacatctacacctacatctacacctacacctacatctacacctacatctacacctacacctacaccgATCCAGCCATATGGCAATCACAGCATCCATTAAgccttcacacaaacacacctctgtGCATcacctagtgtgtgtgtttgtgtgtgagtgtgtgtgtgtgtgtgtgtgtgtgtgtgtgtgtgtgtgtgtgtgtgtgtgtgtgtgtgtgtgtgtgtgtttgtgtgcatgtctcTTAAAAGTGGGTCATGCTATTGCTATTTCAAGGCCACTGCAGCTGTGTACAAGTGTtcaaatatatgtgtgtgtttgtgtgtgtgtgtgtgtgtgtgtgtgtgtgtgtgtgtgtgtgtgtgtgtgtgtgtgtgtgtggtgtgtgtgtgtgttctgctatGAATGGTGTCATGGTTGGCTCTACAGCAAGGTTATTAATGTGATGAATGAAGGACACAGTCAGCTTAATGCgagagatgtgagagagagagagagagagagagagagagagagagagagagagagagagagagaggagaagacagagagagagagagagagagagagagagagagagagagagagagagagagagggaagcaGAACAGTTGTGTGCTTACTGCAGCATACATGAACAAAAGGaccacagtttgtgtgtgtgcgtgtgcgtgtgcgtgtgtgtgtgtgtgtgtgtgtgtgtgtgtgtgtgtgtgcgtgcgtgcgtgcgtgcgtgtgtgtgtgtgtgtgtgtgtgtgtgtgtgtgtgtgtgcgtgtgcgagtcTCTAATCCTTGTTTTTGTGGCCAgatgtggataaaaatatgcAAACCCCTAATCATCCACACTGccatgtattgtgtgtgtgtgtgtgtgtgtgtgtgtgtgtgtgtgtgtgtgtgtgtgtgtgtgtgtgtgtgtgtgtgtgtgtgtgtgtgtgtgtgtataaaattgtgtttatCTATCATGCTAATAccaccaccaacatcatcacCACCAATATCAACATCCCTCTGTGACATCAaagccccccacccccaccccagacccacacacacacacacacacacacacacacacaaacacacacacacacacaatacaaaactGAAAACAGCTATATAAACATGGTGGAGTTTCTGCTTAGCTGTTACTTGCTTCACCCTTCAACTGACAGACAATTCATCCTTATACGTTTCCAGCGATATGAAAGCACTAAGCTTATAACGCTAAGCTCTCTATAGGGCAGCAGAACGTTTCCTCgctgttgtgtaggtgtaacagatGCTAAATTAGCAGAATGCAgcataagagaaaaaaaacctaaGAATGGCAGTTATGCTAACATTAGTCCAGTAACAGATGCTCGGTTAGCAGAGTGCTGCAGTGAAAATGCTGAAAGAACCGCGACAGGAAGGGAAAAGACTCTAAGATTAGCTCCCACCTATTACGAGCTTAGATGAGATGCTAAATTAGCTATACAGAAGGGAACCTGAATGGCAGATATGCTAACGCTAAGACTAGTGCCAGCTAACTCAGGATGTACAGCGACAACCTGACTGTATGTCAGCCGTGAAGGTCCCTGGAGGGTCTTTAAATTAGCCGCAACCTCGCCCCCTGTCTCCATGCTGCTATTACCAAGGCAACAACCTAGCGAaaccctccatccatccatctgcagtaccggagagagagagagagagagagagagagagagagagagagagagagagagagagagagagatgattattGGATTACTAGCTC includes the following:
- the gjd1a gene encoding gap junction protein delta 1a, with the translated sequence MGEWTILERLLEAAVQQHSTMIGRILLTVVVIFRILIVGIVGEKVYEDEQIMFICNTLQPGCNQACYDKAFPISHIRYWVFQIILVCTPSLCFITYSVHQSAKHKDRQYMILHGPYIDHGHGPSRKLRNVNGILVHDKDEDIPELKDIPNIPSWPTRPSKSAKARQQEGISRFYVIQVVFRNVLEIGFLAGQYFLYGFNVPAMFECDRYPCVKEVECYVSRPTEKTVFLVFMFAVSGVCVVLNLAELNHLGWRKIKAAVRGAQQRRKSVCELRKKDASHLSSLPNLGRTQSSESAYV